A section of the Metabacillus endolithicus genome encodes:
- a CDS encoding VanZ family protein — translation MITICFAVYIGILFYLLFFSAYRKSVEGAVSYNFIPFQTIGQYFYSFDGLALTDQFIGNMLAFAPFGFLLPIIFVMTFTRVLGYSFLLSLSVELAQFFFRVGAFDVDDLILNVAGGGIGFLGYIVIKKSRLISS, via the coding sequence ATGATTACTATTTGTTTTGCCGTGTATATAGGAATCCTATTTTATCTTCTATTTTTTTCCGCTTATCGAAAATCGGTTGAAGGGGCCGTATCTTATAACTTCATTCCTTTTCAAACAATTGGGCAGTATTTTTATTCTTTTGACGGACTAGCTTTGACAGATCAGTTTATAGGAAACATGCTGGCTTTTGCTCCGTTTGGCTTTTTGTTGCCTATCATTTTCGTCATGACTTTTACAAGAGTATTGGGGTATTCTTTCTTACTTTCTTTGTCTGTGGAGTTAGCTCAGTTCTTCTTTCGGGTTGGGGCGTTTGATGTGGATGATCTTATTTTAAATGTTGCAGGTGGAGGCATTGGTTTTTTAGGATATATCGTAATAAAAAAATCGAGGTTGATCTCTAGTTAA